A section of the Procambarus clarkii isolate CNS0578487 chromosome 68, FALCON_Pclarkii_2.0, whole genome shotgun sequence genome encodes:
- the LOC138355587 gene encoding integumentary mucin A.1-like, with the protein MVARIIFRVRNTNKQKLRETKTVPVDNDTDTVPVDNNTDTVPVDNDTDTVPVDNNTDMVPVDNDTDTVPANKDTDTVPVDNDTDTVSVDNDTDTVPVDNNTDMVPVDNDTDMVPVDNNTDMVPVDNDTDTVPANKDTDTVPVDNDTDMVPVDNNTDTVPVDNDTDTVPVDNNTDMVPVDNDTDTVPANKDTDTVPVDNDTDTVPVDNDTDTVPVDNDTDTVSVDKDTYTVPVDNDTDTVPVDNDTDTVPVDNDTDTVPVDNDTDTVPVDNDTDTVPVDNISCIWKSIVTFGDVREVKDISGRTSDPASTARVNQIPASSILHSTSSSP; encoded by the exons ATGGTGGCACGAATTATATTCCGAGTGagaaacacaaacaaacaaaaattacGAGAAACAAAAACTGTACCTGTAGACAACGACACAGATACGGTGCCTGTAGACAACAACACAGATACGGTGCCTGTAGACAACGACACAGATACGGTGCCTGTAGACAACAACACAGATATGGTGCCTGTAGACAACGACACAGATACGGTGCCTGCAAACAAGGACACAGATACGGTGCCTGTAGACAACGACACAGATACGGTGTCTGTAGACAACGACACAGATACGGTGCCTGTAGACAACAACACAGATATGGTGCCTGTAGACAACGACACAGATATGGTGCCTGTAGACAACAACACAGATATGGTGCCTGTAGACAACGACACAGATACGGTGCCTGCAAACAAGGACACAGATACGGTGCCTGTAGACAACGACACAGATATGGTGCCTGTAGACAACAACACAGATACGGTGCCTGTAGACAACGACACAGATACGGTGCCTGTAGACAACAACACAGATATGGTGCCTGTAGACAACGACACAGATACGGTGCCTGCAAACAAGGACACAGATACGGTGCCTGTAGACAACGACACAGATACGGTGCCTGTAGACAACGACACAGATACGGTGCCTGTAGACAACGACACAGATACGGTGTCTGTAGACAAAGACACATATACGGTGCCTGTAGACAACGACACAGATACGGTGCCTGTAGACAACGACACAGATACGGTGCCTGTAGACAACGACACAGATACGGTGCCTGTAGACAACGACACAGATACGGTGCCTGTAGACAACGACACAGATACGGTGCCTGTAGACAACATTTCGTGCATCTGGAAATCTATAGTTACGT TTGGAGATGTCAGAGAAGTCAAAGACATCTCCGGGAGGACCTCAGACCCGGCCAGCACCGCCAGAGTGAACCAAATACCTGCCAGTAGCATTCTGCACTCTACTTCCAGCAGTCCTTGA